From Paenibacillus sp. PK3_47, the proteins below share one genomic window:
- the accC gene encoding acetyl-CoA carboxylase biotin carboxylase subunit, with amino-acid sequence MNIQKVLIANRGEIAVRIIRACREMGIATVAVYSEPDRDSLHVRLADEAYCIGPMPSKDSYLNFTNIMSVATLTECDAVHPGYGFLAENADFAEICESCNITFIGPSPDAITRMGDKAVAKETMKLAGVPIIPGSDGLVDDIEEAVMLGRDIGYPIIVKATAGGGGKGIRIAEDEESLVKQITAAQQEAQKAFGNAGVYLEKFLTGMKHVEIQIIADKHGNVVHLGERDCSVQRRRQKLVEEAPCSVLTPEIREAMGQAAVRAAQAVNYSGAGTLEFLLGPDGQFYFMEMNTRIQVEHPVTEMITGVDLIKEMISVAEGNPLSFAQEDIVINGWSLECRINAEDPERNFMPSPGKIGFYLPPGGLGVRVDSAAYPGYTISPFYDSMIAKLIVWAPTRQEAVAKMKRALAEFAVEGIHTTIPFHQKLLEHPVFLDGNFDIKFLEEYEI; translated from the coding sequence ATGAACATTCAAAAAGTGTTGATTGCCAACCGCGGCGAAATCGCGGTCCGCATTATCAGGGCCTGCCGTGAAATGGGGATTGCAACCGTCGCGGTTTATTCGGAGCCGGACCGGGATTCCCTGCATGTCCGGCTGGCGGACGAGGCTTACTGCATCGGTCCGATGCCGTCCAAGGACAGCTATCTGAACTTTACCAATATTATGAGTGTAGCTACATTAACCGAATGCGATGCCGTTCATCCCGGTTACGGTTTTTTGGCTGAGAATGCAGACTTCGCGGAAATCTGCGAATCCTGCAATATCACCTTCATCGGTCCTTCACCGGATGCGATCACCCGCATGGGGGACAAGGCAGTAGCCAAAGAGACAATGAAGCTCGCCGGAGTTCCGATCATTCCGGGCTCTGACGGTCTTGTGGATGATATTGAGGAGGCCGTAATGCTGGGCCGTGACATCGGTTATCCGATTATCGTCAAGGCAACAGCCGGCGGCGGCGGAAAGGGGATCCGCATTGCCGAGGATGAAGAATCCCTGGTGAAGCAGATCACCGCTGCCCAGCAGGAAGCCCAGAAGGCCTTCGGCAATGCCGGAGTCTACCTGGAGAAGTTCCTGACAGGCATGAAGCATGTGGAAATTCAGATCATTGCCGACAAGCACGGAAATGTAGTTCACCTTGGTGAACGGGACTGCTCCGTACAGCGCCGCCGCCAGAAGCTGGTGGAGGAAGCGCCTTGCTCCGTCCTTACCCCTGAAATCCGTGAAGCGATGGGCCAGGCGGCAGTCAGAGCGGCACAGGCTGTGAATTACTCCGGAGCGGGGACGCTTGAGTTTCTGCTGGGACCTGACGGGCAGTTCTATTTCATGGAGATGAATACACGCATTCAGGTGGAGCATCCTGTTACGGAGATGATTACCGGTGTGGATCTGATCAAGGAAATGATCTCTGTCGCTGAAGGTAACCCGCTTTCTTTTGCCCAAGAGGATATTGTTATTAACGGCTGGTCGCTGGAATGCCGCATTAACGCAGAGGATCCGGAACGCAATTTCATGCCTTCACCGGGCAAAATCGGCTTTTATCTGCCGCCGGGCGGTCTCGGCGTACGTGTGGACAGTGCAGCTTACCCCGGCTATACAATCTCACCATTCTATGATTCCATGATTGCAAAGCTGATTGTCTGGGCGCCAACCCGTCAGGAGGCTGTAGCCAAAATGAAGCGCGCGCTTGCGGAATTTGCTGTGGAAGGCATACATACAACGATTCCCTTCCATCAGAAACTGCTGGAGCATCCGGTGTTCCTGGACGGCAATTTTGATATCAAGTTCCTGGAAGAATATGAAATTTAG
- the accB gene encoding acetyl-CoA carboxylase biotin carboxyl carrier protein, with translation MFKLSEIKELIKLLDQTSSVHELEIESEGMKLAIRKPDRAEGDGNVLQAAPFAYPFAPAPQPVSPQHTAPPVVTEIPAVPQAVSAPAEGALHKIVSPMVGTFYSAASPDSPSFVKVGDRVSEKSTVCIIEAMKLMNELEAEVRGEIVSVLAENGQLVEYGQPLFLVKPE, from the coding sequence ATGTTCAAGTTAAGCGAGATTAAGGAATTAATTAAATTGCTGGACCAGACCTCCTCCGTACACGAGCTGGAGATTGAAAGCGAAGGAATGAAGCTGGCCATCCGCAAGCCGGACCGTGCTGAAGGGGACGGAAATGTACTACAGGCGGCTCCTTTTGCCTATCCTTTTGCGCCTGCACCGCAGCCGGTGAGTCCGCAGCATACTGCACCTCCGGTCGTAACCGAGATCCCTGCCGTACCTCAGGCAGTTTCTGCACCAGCTGAAGGCGCATTACATAAAATTGTCTCACCAATGGTAGGGACCTTCTACAGTGCCGCTTCTCCGGATTCCCCGTCGTTCGTAAAAGTAGGTGACCGGGTCAGCGAGAAATCAACCGTCTGCATCATTGAAGCGATGAAGCTGATGAATGAGCTTGAAGCGGAAGTTCGGGGCGAAATCGTGTCCGTCCTTGCCGAGAACGGCCAGCTGGTGGAATACGGCCAGCCGCTGTTTCTGGTAAAACCGGAGTAA
- a CDS encoding SpoIIIAH-like family protein, with protein sequence MKGKRQTIWLVSMLSLMVVLSAYYLFTEDSGTSIPQETAGSIQVDTVKDGAGNSDAAVLDSGLVINEVDTQDALTTDADTEAAAVTGESSDNTAAEDSSAAAVTEDPAAAVTEDSSAASDGSTEADSSTTADSGAAAGSKDTAAADTNTGKPAATDSGSAAADKDSSAAADAEEPAKGDEEILKEVAAQSASASSLFNNYEYEREQQNLKNYNDLLAQINDMEKTPAENAAAHEQLSKLEEKESKISDIEVKLQQKYGEAIVKEETGNAYTVVVMSEKLDVKQAVGIVDMVMKELSVTQDKIRVQYVSAQ encoded by the coding sequence ATGAAGGGCAAAAGACAAACGATCTGGTTAGTATCCATGCTCAGTCTGATGGTGGTGCTCTCTGCTTACTACTTATTTACCGAGGATTCAGGAACTTCAATTCCGCAGGAAACGGCGGGCAGCATCCAGGTGGACACTGTAAAAGACGGGGCCGGCAACAGTGATGCAGCCGTGCTCGACAGCGGACTGGTCATTAATGAAGTCGATACTCAGGACGCGCTCACCACTGATGCTGATACTGAAGCAGCGGCAGTCACAGGCGAAAGCAGTGATAATACGGCTGCAGAAGACAGCAGTGCAGCTGCTGTAACGGAAGACCCTGCAGCGGCAGTAACAGAGGACAGCAGCGCGGCATCTGACGGCAGCACGGAAGCTGACAGCAGCACTACAGCTGACAGTGGCGCTGCAGCCGGCAGCAAGGATACGGCAGCTGCGGACACCAATACCGGAAAGCCTGCAGCTACGGACTCCGGAAGTGCTGCCGCAGACAAGGATAGCTCCGCGGCAGCTGATGCAGAAGAACCGGCAAAAGGCGATGAAGAAATCCTGAAAGAGGTAGCCGCACAAAGCGCTTCCGCAAGCAGCCTGTTCAACAATTATGAGTACGAACGCGAGCAGCAGAACCTGAAGAACTACAACGATCTTCTTGCCCAAATCAATGATATGGAGAAGACGCCTGCCGAGAACGCAGCTGCCCATGAGCAGCTCAGCAAGCTTGAGGAAAAAGAATCCAAAATCAGCGACATTGAAGTGAAGCTGCAGCAGAAATACGGGGAAGCAATCGTGAAGGAAGAAACCGGAAATGCTTATACTGTAGTGGTGATGAGCGAGAAGCTGGATGTGAAGCAGGCGGTAGGCATCGTGGATATGGTAATGAAGGAACTGAGTGTTACGCAGGACAAAATCAGAGTCCAATATGTTTCAGCACAATAA
- the spoIIIAG gene encoding stage III sporulation protein AG, with protein MGNWLKKLEQWAGGGAGGSAKRSHVFRWLIIVGLLGVAIMLFNSFVNVKKLDSENTGREPPAAESAQAALQQGESPSPGSFDGIEQAMEDRTKEILEKIVGVGTVDIMVTVDSTEEIVVVRNMNDSQQQSEETDASGGKRHTTQYTRDGEIVTYSQSGDETPIITKRIKPQIRGVLVVAKGAENKVVRGLIEEAVERGLNVPGHRISVVPRKQE; from the coding sequence ATGGGCAATTGGCTGAAAAAACTGGAGCAGTGGGCAGGAGGCGGAGCCGGCGGAAGTGCGAAGAGGAGTCATGTTTTCCGCTGGCTGATCATTGTGGGGCTGCTGGGGGTGGCGATCATGCTGTTCAACTCCTTTGTCAATGTCAAAAAGCTGGACAGCGAGAATACGGGGCGGGAGCCGCCGGCCGCTGAGTCTGCACAGGCTGCGCTGCAGCAGGGGGAGAGCCCGTCTCCCGGTTCATTTGATGGTATAGAGCAGGCGATGGAAGACCGCACCAAGGAAATTCTGGAGAAAATTGTAGGCGTCGGCACCGTCGATATTATGGTTACGGTAGATTCGACAGAGGAAATTGTAGTGGTCCGCAATATGAATGATTCCCAGCAGCAGAGCGAAGAAACCGACGCCAGCGGCGGTAAACGCCATACTACCCAGTACACAAGGGATGGCGAGATTGTCACCTACAGCCAGTCGGGAGACGAGACACCGATCATTACGAAACGCATTAAGCCGCAGATCCGGGGCGTCCTTGTTGTTGCGAAAGGCGCGGAGAACAAGGTGGTCCGGGGGCTGATTGAAGAGGCCGTCGAGCGGGGGCTGAACGTACCGGGCCACCGCATTTCCGTAGTCCCGCGCAAGCAGGAATGA
- the spoIIIAF gene encoding stage III sporulation protein AF: MTWLGGWLRELILVVLMAAFVEMLLPGKSMERYARLVLSLLVLLTMLSPIISLLKGDAAAELKLALVQQDQNGGLLGGAGQGAGSLEKILADGRMLAAGAREQSLQLAAEEVAGQMREQIAASTGVQGVKVTVKLGVGKVPGTGGSEEVPVISAVNVILQDPDAAADSSVDAGIPSSADPPAEPIVIQPVEPVQVRLGAGNAGTEKREDSSPASAGSGNGLEDKAAAAEAQSVIRLLEQNWNLDPDVIQVQNAGSGTVKS; encoded by the coding sequence ATGACCTGGTTAGGCGGATGGCTGCGGGAGCTCATTCTGGTGGTGCTGATGGCCGCCTTTGTGGAAATGCTGCTTCCGGGAAAGTCGATGGAGCGTTATGCCAGGCTTGTGCTCAGCCTGCTGGTCCTGCTCACCATGCTGAGTCCCATCATCTCCCTGCTGAAGGGCGATGCCGCCGCAGAGCTGAAGCTGGCACTGGTGCAGCAGGACCAGAATGGCGGCCTGCTTGGCGGGGCCGGACAAGGCGCCGGTTCACTGGAGAAGATTCTGGCTGACGGCCGGATGCTGGCAGCAGGAGCCAGGGAGCAGAGCCTGCAGCTGGCGGCAGAGGAGGTGGCAGGACAGATGCGCGAGCAAATTGCGGCAAGCACTGGAGTTCAGGGAGTAAAAGTTACAGTGAAGCTGGGTGTAGGAAAAGTCCCGGGAACCGGAGGCAGCGAGGAAGTCCCTGTTATATCAGCGGTAAATGTGATCCTTCAGGACCCGGATGCTGCTGCGGACTCCAGCGTGGACGCTGGAATCCCGTCTTCCGCAGATCCCCCTGCAGAGCCGATCGTCATACAGCCAGTAGAGCCTGTTCAGGTGAGGCTGGGTGCAGGAAATGCAGGAACGGAGAAGCGGGAGGATTCATCTCCGGCTTCGGCAGGTTCCGGAAACGGGCTGGAGGATAAGGCAGCAGCCGCCGAAGCACAGTCTGTCATCCGGCTGCTTGAGCAGAACTGGAATCTGGACCCTGATGTTATACAGGTGCAGAACGCCGGCTCCGGTACAGTGAAGTCGTAA
- the spoIIIAE gene encoding stage III sporulation protein AE, which translates to MGGTASAASGASLPQASGDSSSPVDGWVRGQMQNLPTDGVESYWDQLMKEYGGFFPDGKTPALMDMLLPGDDGLSFKSVLAGLGSYMWHEVLYNGKLLVTIVMVSVLSMILETLQTAFERKAVSKIAYMLCYMVVLVIAVNSFNIAMGYAKDAIDRMIDFMMAMIPLLFALLASMGNIVTVSVTHPLIVFMIHTVGTLIHTIVFPLLFFSAVLHLVSAMSEKYKLTQLANLLRNIGAGLLGVLLTVFLGVISVRGITSSVTDGVTIRAAKYITGNFVPVIGKMFADATDTVISASLLVKNAIGLSGVIIILFLCAFPAIKILVLALIYNVAAAVMQPLGETPIVSCLQTIGKSMIYVFAALAAVSLMFFLAVTIMLTAGNVTVMMR; encoded by the coding sequence CTGGGAGGTACAGCTTCGGCAGCATCCGGGGCCTCACTCCCGCAGGCTTCCGGAGACAGCTCATCACCTGTGGACGGATGGGTCAGGGGACAGATGCAGAACCTGCCGACAGACGGTGTGGAATCTTACTGGGACCAGCTGATGAAGGAGTACGGCGGATTTTTCCCGGATGGAAAAACCCCGGCACTGATGGATATGCTGCTTCCCGGCGATGATGGACTCAGCTTCAAAAGTGTACTGGCCGGTCTCGGTTCCTACATGTGGCACGAAGTGCTCTATAACGGCAAGCTGCTGGTCACGATTGTGATGGTCAGTGTGCTGAGCATGATTCTGGAGACGCTGCAGACCGCTTTTGAACGGAAGGCAGTCAGCAAAATTGCCTACATGCTCTGTTACATGGTGGTGCTCGTCATCGCCGTCAACAGCTTCAATATCGCCATGGGCTATGCCAAGGATGCCATTGACCGGATGATCGATTTCATGATGGCGATGATCCCGCTCCTGTTCGCGCTTCTCGCCTCCATGGGCAACATCGTTACCGTCTCGGTCACGCATCCGCTGATTGTATTTATGATCCATACCGTCGGTACGCTCATCCACACGATCGTGTTCCCGCTGCTGTTCTTCTCGGCGGTGCTGCATCTGGTGAGCGCGATGTCGGAGAAATACAAGCTGACCCAGCTGGCCAACCTGCTGCGCAATATCGGTGCCGGACTGCTGGGAGTGCTGCTGACTGTTTTTCTCGGCGTGATCTCGGTCAGGGGCATTACGAGCTCGGTTACTGACGGGGTAACAATCCGCGCCGCCAAATATATTACAGGCAATTTCGTGCCGGTCATCGGCAAAATGTTTGCGGATGCCACCGATACGGTCATCTCGGCTTCGCTCCTGGTCAAGAATGCCATCGGGCTCTCGGGAGTCATCATTATATTGTTTCTCTGCGCGTTCCCGGCGATCAAAATCCTCGTGCTGGCGCTGATCTACAACGTGGCCGCTGCAGTCATGCAGCCGCTGGGCGAAACGCCGATTGTGTCCTGCCTGCAGACGATCGGCAAGAGCATGATTTACGTGTTCGCCGCACTCGCCGCCGTCTCGCTGATGTTCTTTCTGGCTGTCACGATCATGCTGACCGCAGGCAATGTCACGGTGATGATGAGGTGA
- the spoIIIAD gene encoding stage III sporulation protein AD — MEIIQVVGIGLLSTVLILVLKEQKPMFAFLLTTGAGILIFLFLIGKIGTVLGTLERVAESSGMEMIYIKTVFKIIGISYIAEFGAQIVRDAGQESIASKIELAGKVLIMVLAVPIISIIIETVMKLLPA, encoded by the coding sequence ATGGAAATCATTCAGGTAGTAGGAATTGGTCTCTTGTCAACAGTGCTGATCCTCGTACTTAAGGAACAAAAGCCGATGTTCGCGTTTCTGCTGACCACCGGAGCCGGGATTCTGATCTTCCTGTTTCTCATCGGCAAAATCGGTACGGTGCTGGGCACGCTTGAGCGGGTGGCGGAATCATCGGGAATGGAAATGATCTACATTAAAACCGTGTTCAAAATCATCGGCATCTCCTATATTGCAGAATTCGGTGCCCAGATCGTGCGCGACGCCGGACAGGAATCGATCGCTTCCAAAATCGAGCTTGCCGGCAAGGTGCTGATCATGGTGCTGGCGGTGCCGATCATCAGCATTATTATCGAAACCGTGATGAAGCTGCTTCCCGCCTAA
- the spoIIIAC gene encoding stage III sporulation protein AC, whose amino-acid sequence MNIEVNAIFQIAGIGIIIAMIHTVLKQMGKEDIAHWVTIVGFIIVLFMVIRMLDGLLQEIKTIFLFQ is encoded by the coding sequence ATGAATATTGAAGTCAACGCGATCTTTCAGATTGCCGGCATAGGCATCATTATCGCCATGATTCACACAGTCCTGAAGCAGATGGGCAAAGAAGATATCGCCCATTGGGTGACCATTGTGGGATTTATCATCGTGCTGTTTATGGTCATCCGCATGCTGGACGGGCTGCTTCAGGAAATCAAAACCATTTTTCTCTTTCAGTAG
- the spoIIIAB gene encoding stage III sporulation protein SpoIIIAB, with product MLKLFGAVLIVLAGTLAGFVRAAQYADRPRNIRGLIAALQRLETEIQYGYTPLPEALRRIGQQSKEPLRSFFTTAAEEMSPPLDRSAEEAIQRAMEAHFRSAALKGAEKEILRQLSCTLGTSDRSNQSTHISLALQQLKQEETAAREDQGKYEKMSKSLGLLLGALIVILIF from the coding sequence ATGCTTAAGCTGTTCGGAGCCGTATTGATCGTGCTTGCCGGTACACTCGCCGGATTCGTCCGGGCTGCCCAGTATGCAGACAGGCCCCGGAATATCAGAGGTCTTATTGCAGCGCTGCAGCGGCTGGAAACTGAAATCCAGTACGGGTATACACCGCTGCCGGAAGCGCTCCGCCGGATCGGGCAGCAGTCGAAGGAACCGCTGAGGTCCTTTTTCACCACTGCGGCTGAAGAGATGAGCCCGCCGCTGGACCGCAGCGCCGAGGAGGCCATTCAGCGGGCGATGGAGGCCCATTTCAGATCCGCTGCCCTGAAGGGTGCGGAGAAGGAAATTCTGCGGCAGCTCAGCTGCACGCTCGGCACCAGTGACAGGTCGAATCAGAGCACGCATATTTCGCTGGCTTTGCAGCAATTGAAGCAGGAGGAGACAGCGGCCAGGGAGGATCAGGGCAAGTATGAAAAGATGAGCAAAAGCCTGGGGCTGCTGCTTGGGGCATTGATCGTCATTTTGATCTTTTAG
- the spoIIIAA gene encoding stage III sporulation protein AA: protein MAHDWLLLFPEKVRALLRGLPVLLLDKVEEIRVREGRPLEVNYSGKYHFLCSDGSMTQSPGEAYKPNREDTHRLLDLISNHSLYTMEEELRKGFITIPGGHRIGLSGRTVLSGGGVEHLRDITGFNVRIAREMPGLADSILPYLVDRSKQRIMHTLILSPPQHGKTTLLRDLARQISSGSRSGRDGSRPGLKVGIVDERSEIAGSRRGIPAFDVGPRTDILDGCPKAEGMMMMIRSLSPDVLIADEIGRPEDAAAVTEALHAGITVVASAHGKEVAELARRPGLGGLMEHRMFERYVILHRAETGLSFRILDGQKRGMLQMVPEDQAGSDRHA from the coding sequence ATGGCTCATGATTGGCTTTTATTGTTTCCCGAGAAAGTAAGAGCGCTGCTGAGGGGGCTTCCCGTCCTGCTTCTGGACAAGGTGGAAGAGATCCGTGTCCGCGAGGGACGTCCGCTGGAAGTCAACTACTCAGGGAAATACCATTTTCTCTGCAGTGACGGCAGCATGACGCAAAGCCCCGGTGAAGCGTACAAGCCAAACCGGGAGGATACACACCGGCTGCTGGACCTGATCAGCAACCATTCGCTTTATACGATGGAAGAAGAGCTGCGCAAAGGCTTTATTACCATCCCCGGCGGGCACCGGATCGGCCTCTCCGGCCGGACTGTACTCAGCGGCGGAGGCGTGGAGCATCTGCGGGATATTACCGGCTTCAACGTCCGGATTGCCCGGGAGATGCCGGGACTGGCCGACAGCATCCTCCCTTACCTGGTGGACAGGAGCAAGCAGAGGATCATGCATACGCTGATCCTCTCGCCGCCGCAGCATGGCAAGACTACGCTGCTGCGGGACCTCGCCAGGCAGATTTCATCGGGCAGCCGTTCCGGACGCGACGGCAGCCGCCCCGGTCTGAAGGTAGGCATCGTGGATGAACGCTCCGAGATCGCCGGCAGCAGGCGCGGCATTCCGGCCTTTGACGTCGGGCCGCGGACGGATATCCTTGACGGCTGTCCCAAAGCGGAAGGGATGATGATGATGATCCGCTCCCTGTCACCGGATGTGCTGATTGCTGATGAAATCGGCCGGCCGGAGGATGCTGCGGCGGTGACCGAAGCGCTGCATGCCGGAATCACCGTCGTGGCCTCGGCCCACGGCAAGGAAGTGGCCGAGCTGGCCCGCAGGCCGGGGCTGGGCGGCCTGATGGAGCACCGGATGTTTGAACGCTATGTCATCCTGCACCGGGCAGAAACCGGCCTCTCCTTCCGCATTCTGGACGGACAGAAGCGGGGGATGCTCCAGATGGTGCCGGAGGATCAGGCGGGGAGTGACCGCCATGCTTAA
- a CDS encoding YqhV family protein, with amino-acid sequence MAVLRLLSGSVEITAALIMLRLNQVDKALAVNSGLALVGPTILILTTAVGLSGMAAQLSWGKIGWIACGVAFLLIGILKK; translated from the coding sequence ATGGCGGTGCTGCGGCTGCTCTCGGGCAGTGTGGAGATTACCGCTGCACTGATTATGCTGCGGCTGAACCAGGTCGATAAAGCGCTGGCGGTCAATTCCGGGCTGGCTCTGGTCGGACCGACAATTCTGATACTGACGACAGCGGTCGGCCTGAGCGGAATGGCCGCGCAGCTCTCATGGGGCAAGATTGGCTGGATCGCCTGCGGGGTTGCCTTTCTCTTAATCGGAATTCTGAAAAAATGA
- a CDS encoding YitT family protein, producing the protein MQVRNIVVPLTSGNAAKGIRDVAVIIFSAFLVACGLRLFLIPHQLLSGGVAGTASIIGYLSNPKYISLFYFAINLPILIWGFIAVGKKYICLSMLSVVATTWFLTVIPLVKLTKDPILASIFGGVIIAAGVGFSLRAGGSSGGFDILGSIITRKRDIPMGTVLFVMDGLVILSLGFFKSWDSALYAMLCIFVKSRVINLIHIRHVKLTCFIVTKERDKMLSRLTLLPHGVTVVNAEGGYSHEGNTMLMTVTTRYELAELRRSILETDPKAFVNVLETVEILGRFRRLT; encoded by the coding sequence ATGCAAGTTCGTAATATCGTAGTGCCTCTTACTTCGGGGAATGCAGCCAAGGGGATCAGGGATGTAGCAGTTATCATATTTTCCGCTTTTCTTGTGGCCTGCGGGCTCAGGCTGTTCCTCATTCCTCATCAGCTGCTCAGCGGCGGTGTTGCGGGGACGGCCTCTATCATCGGTTATTTGAGCAATCCTAAATATATATCGCTCTTTTATTTCGCCATCAATCTTCCAATCCTGATCTGGGGCTTCATTGCCGTAGGTAAAAAATACATCTGCTTAAGCATGCTGTCCGTCGTTGCCACCACCTGGTTCCTGACGGTCATTCCGCTGGTGAAGCTGACAAAGGACCCGATTCTGGCCAGTATTTTCGGCGGGGTGATCATTGCAGCCGGGGTAGGCTTTTCGCTGCGTGCGGGAGGATCTTCCGGGGGATTTGATATATTAGGCTCTATCATTACACGCAAACGCGATATTCCTATGGGCACAGTGCTCTTCGTGATGGACGGCCTGGTTATTCTAAGTCTCGGTTTCTTCAAAAGCTGGGACTCCGCCCTCTACGCCATGCTCTGTATTTTTGTCAAAAGCCGGGTCATCAACCTGATCCACATCCGCCATGTGAAGCTGACCTGCTTTATTGTGACCAAGGAACGCGACAAGATGCTGAGCCGCCTGACGCTCCTGCCCCATGGCGTTACTGTTGTCAATGCGGAGGGCGGTTACAGCCATGAAGGGAATACGATGCTGATGACCGTAACGACACGCTACGAGCTGGCTGAATTACGAAGATCCATTCTCGAGACGGACCCGAAGGCTTTTGTCAACGTGCTGGAAACGGTGGAAATACTGGGGAGATTCAGAAGGCTTACTTAG
- a CDS encoding aspartate kinase → MSLYVMKFGGSSVGDIERMKRVAKRIADKQDEGHRCVVVVSAMGDTTDDLIDQAKALNEQPPAREMDMLMTTGEQISVALLSIALHGIGRDAVSYTGWQAGFRTDETHGRARINEIVPRRVLEALEREQIVIVAGFQGMTLDGEITTLGRGGSDTTAVALAAAIKADVCEIYTDVDGIYSTDPRIVKTARKLKEISYDEMLELANLGAAVLHPRAVEYAKRYQVKLVVRSSFNHNEGTVVKEEASMEQGVVVSGIAYDKNVARISILGVPDLPGVLAQVFGKLASEGVDVDIIVQSGVQNGKADFSFTVALSDLARAQEVIEGLHSELPYDEVTSEDNLVKVSIVGAGMVSHPGVAAQMFEVISSQGVSIKMVSTSEIKVSCVVESGNLQQIIQALHTAYNLDTEEQAFVGGPKDRR, encoded by the coding sequence TTGTCACTTTATGTCATGAAATTCGGAGGAAGCTCCGTCGGCGACATTGAACGAATGAAAAGAGTTGCGAAACGTATCGCAGACAAGCAGGATGAAGGCCACCGCTGCGTTGTGGTCGTATCCGCTATGGGAGATACCACGGATGATCTGATCGATCAGGCGAAGGCGCTGAATGAACAGCCGCCGGCCCGTGAAATGGATATGCTGATGACTACCGGAGAGCAGATCTCTGTGGCGCTTTTGTCGATTGCGCTGCACGGGATCGGCCGTGATGCCGTTTCTTATACCGGCTGGCAGGCGGGCTTCCGCACAGACGAAACCCATGGCCGGGCCCGCATTAATGAAATTGTTCCGCGCCGGGTGCTGGAAGCCCTGGAACGCGAACAGATCGTGATTGTGGCCGGATTCCAGGGAATGACCCTGGACGGCGAGATTACGACCCTGGGCCGCGGAGGCTCGGATACAACAGCGGTCGCACTGGCGGCGGCAATCAAGGCGGATGTCTGCGAAATTTATACCGATGTGGACGGCATTTATTCCACTGATCCCCGTATTGTGAAGACTGCGCGCAAGCTGAAGGAAATCTCCTATGACGAGATGCTGGAGCTGGCCAATCTGGGTGCAGCGGTACTTCACCCCCGTGCAGTTGAGTATGCCAAGAGATATCAGGTGAAGCTGGTCGTCAGATCGAGCTTTAATCATAATGAAGGTACTGTTGTGAAGGAGGAAGCAAGCATGGAGCAGGGAGTAGTAGTTAGCGGTATTGCATATGACAAGAACGTGGCGCGGATCAGTATTCTGGGAGTTCCGGATCTGCCGGGGGTACTTGCCCAGGTGTTCGGCAAGCTGGCTTCCGAAGGCGTTGACGTGGATATTATCGTACAGAGCGGTGTTCAGAACGGCAAGGCTGATTTCTCCTTTACCGTGGCGCTGAGCGATCTGGCGCGGGCCCAGGAAGTCATTGAAGGACTGCACAGCGAGCTGCCTTATGATGAGGTAACTTCGGAAGACAACCTCGTCAAGGTTTCGATCGTCGGAGCAGGCATGGTCAGCCATCCGGGTGTGGCGGCACAGATGTTCGAAGTGATCTCAAGCCAGGGCGTCAGCATCAAAATGGTCAGCACCTCTGAGATCAAGGTATCCTGTGTTGTGGAATCCGGCAATCTGCAGCAGATCATTCAGGCGCTGCACACTGCTTATAACCTGGATACAGAGGAGCAGGCTTTCGTCGGGGGTCCCAAGGACCGCCGTTAG
- a CDS encoding four-helix bundle copper-binding protein, giving the protein MSQEHIQACIEACQQCMTACIRCYSACLKEDNLDMMKECIRLDRECADICEFAAKSMSADAAYSRELCRLCAEACERCGDECSKHEAEHCRVCAEACYACAKLCRSMAA; this is encoded by the coding sequence ATGTCTCAAGAACACATTCAAGCCTGTATTGAAGCCTGCCAACAGTGTATGACTGCCTGTATCCGGTGTTACTCCGCCTGTCTGAAAGAAGACAACCTGGATATGATGAAGGAGTGTATCCGGCTGGACCGAGAATGTGCTGATATTTGTGAATTTGCTGCGAAAAGCATGTCGGCAGATGCTGCCTACAGCCGTGAATTATGCCGTTTGTGCGCTGAAGCCTGTGAGCGCTGCGGTGATGAATGCAGCAAACATGAAGCTGAGCATTGCCGCGTGTGTGCCGAAGCTTGTTATGCTTGCGCCAAATTATGCCGTTCGATGGCCGCTTAA